The Candidatus Methylomirabilota bacterium DNA segment CGACCGCGAGATGGCCCGCGGCGCCGCGCAGGGCGACACGCTGCAGTTCCTCTCGGGCGCGGCGGGCTGGTCGGTGGAGGACGTCGCCAAGGCGAGCCCGGGCCCGAAGATGTTCCAGCTCTACCACCACGGCGACCGCGCGTGGGCGGCCGATCTCCTCGCGCGCGTCGAGGCCTCGGGCTATCAGTCCGTGGTCCTCACCGTGGACGTCCAGGTCTACGGCAGGCGCGAGCGCGACATCGTCCACCGCTTCAGCCCGCGCGACGCGATGTCGCATGCGCCCAACCCGCGTGGCCCCGACGGCAGCTACCCGGAGCGCCTGACCTGGGATGACGTGGCGTGGCTCAAGCAGACCACACGCCTGCCCATCGGGATCAAGGGCATCATGACCGCGCGCGACGCCAAGCGCGCCGTCGAGGCCGGCGTGGACATCGTCTGGGTATCGAACCACGGCGGCCGCCAGCTCGACCACACCCAGGGCTCGATCGACGCCCTGCCGCCGATCGTGGACGCCGTTGCGGGCGCCGCCGCCATCGTGGTGGACGGCGGCTTCACCCGCGGTACGGCGGTGCTGAAGGGCTTGGCGCTCGGCGCGACGGTCGTCGCGGTGGGACGCACGGTGCTGTGGGGACTTGCTGCCGACGGCGCCGCGGGCGTCGCCTGCGCGCTCGACATCCTGCGCCGCGAGCTCCGCACGACGATGGCGCTCTCGGGCCAGACGAGCGTCAAGAACCTGGAACGAGACTTGGTCTTCCGCGTGGACTGACGCGCGGCCTACGGCGCTGCGCCGACGAACCCCTCGACGGGAATCAGGCGCTTCGCGACAGGGTCCACCGCCAGGAAGAGGCTCTCGAGCGCGACAGCGCCCAGCAGCGCGGGGCCGTCGGGCGCGATGAAGCAAGGCATGGTGACGCCCGGGCCATCGAGGGACAGGCTCACTTCGGCCACGGGCCAATCGGCCCGCTGGCCCCTGGCGATCAACACCTGCTGCGAGCGCCGGACCGCCAGTTCCAGCCGCTCGGCCAGCGATCGCGGGACGACGAGGAGCGTTGCGCCAGTGTCGACCAGGAGCTCGGCGTCTTCGCTGCGTCCCGTGGGTCCGGTCAGGCGTCCCCTCACGCGGAACAGTCCCATAGCCTCGACTCTAGGTTCAGCGCGGCGACCCCGCAAGTGTTTCAGCAACGATACGGTGAAAAGCGGGAGCACCCACGCCCACTGAGGTCCGGAGCCGATAAGGGCCTTTGTCGTTCCTATGCTCCTCGCGTGATCATCCCTTGAGCAATGCGTCGGTCTTCGCCGCCATGATGAAGTCGTTCCTGTGAAGCGCGTGGATCTTGTGGGTCCACCACGTCACCGTCACCCTCCCCCATTCGGTCAGTAGGGTTGGGTGGTGGCCTTCCTCCTCGGCGAGGGAGCCAACGTGATTGGTGAAGGTCAGAGCGTCGGCAAAGCTTGCGAAGCGGAACACCCGCTCCAAGCGCTGGACACCTTCGCGCTCGACCAGTTCCCATTCGGGGATCTGAGGCTTGAGTTCCGCGATCTCTGCCTCGGTCACCCGCGGCGAGTCGCGGCGGCAGGCGACGCACCGTTCTCTGGCCAGGCTGCTCACGCGTGCATCTCAGTCCCTCGCCGTCTGTGAGGGCTCGACTGCCATCGCGACGAACTCTTCCACGCTGTGGCGATGCGGGCGGCCATCCTGGGCGCAGGAGATCAGCCGGTCCGCTTGCCGGACAACGGTCCAGTCAGCGTAGGCAGCGGCGAGCTCCCTGGGCGCAAAGTGGTCCACGACTTCGCCCTTCTCGACGTAGACGACTC contains these protein-coding regions:
- a CDS encoding 4a-hydroxytetrahydrobiopterin dehydratase, yielding MSSLARERCVACRRDSPRVTEAEIAELKPQIPEWELVEREGVQRLERVFRFASFADALTFTNHVGSLAEEEGHHPTLLTEWGRVTVTWWTHKIHALHRNDFIMAAKTDALLKG
- a CDS encoding alpha-hydroxy acid oxidase gives rise to the protein MADKFVTLPEIRKHAKKVLPRDAWNFGDGAAESETTLRRNRRAIDRLAIRQDILVDVREIDLRTSLLGLPLSWPVVIAPMGGLILFHPEGDREMARGAAQGDTLQFLSGAAGWSVEDVAKASPGPKMFQLYHHGDRAWAADLLARVEASGYQSVVLTVDVQVYGRRERDIVHRFSPRDAMSHAPNPRGPDGSYPERLTWDDVAWLKQTTRLPIGIKGIMTARDAKRAVEAGVDIVWVSNHGGRQLDHTQGSIDALPPIVDAVAGAAAIVVDGGFTRGTAVLKGLALGATVVAVGRTVLWGLAADGAAGVACALDILRRELRTTMALSGQTSVKNLERDLVFRVD
- a CDS encoding aspartyl protease family protein; the protein is MGLFRVRGRLTGPTGRSEDAELLVDTGATLLVVPRSLAERLELAVRRSQQVLIARGQRADWPVAEVSLSLDGPGVTMPCFIAPDGPALLGAVALESLFLAVDPVAKRLIPVEGFVGAAP